A single region of the Dromaius novaehollandiae isolate bDroNov1 chromosome 27, bDroNov1.hap1, whole genome shotgun sequence genome encodes:
- the SMIM29 gene encoding small integral membrane protein 29 has protein sequence MMLGACVPAPSKVHPPRGRCPLSPVHPHGWSRAGASRRFPLSGRCRCRQSPVGVGGFAACRAAAPAGAPPAGPAPCAEEPAPAMSNATSPPAPGVPGDSLVGYVLVPFLLITLVGGVLAVAMYVRKRRRFDRLRHRLLPMYSYDPGEEPAEAERELLVEAEGARVAPGWGGSQPRRPPRGDWRA, from the exons ATGATGCTGGGTGCCTGTGTGCCAGCACCCTCCAAGGTGCACCCTCCCCGGGGCAG GTGCCCCCTCTCCCCGGTGCATCCTCATGGCTGGTCCCGTGCAGGAGCCTCGCGGCGCTTCCCGCTTTCGGGACGGTGCCGGTGCCGGCAGTCGCCAGTGGGTGTTGGTGGGTTCGCAGCCTGCCGTGCCGCGGCACCCGCCGGTGCCCCCCCGGCAGGGCCGGCCCCATGCGCGGAGGAGCCCGCGCCCGCCATGAGCAACGCCACGTCGCCGCCTgcccccggcgtccccggcgACTCCCTGGTGGGCTACGTCCTCGTGCCCTTCCTCCTCATCACCCTCGTCGGCGGCGTCCTGGCCGTG GCGATGTACGTgcggaagaggaggag GTTTGACCGCCTGCGCCATCGCCTGCTGCCCATGTACAGCTACGACCCCGGCGAGGAGCCCGCGGAGGccgagcgggagctgctggtggaGGCCGAGGGCGCCCGG GtggcgccgggctggggggggtcgcagccccgccgccccccccgcggcgacTGGAGGGCCTGA